A genome region from Desulfotomaculum sp. includes the following:
- a CDS encoding type II toxin-antitoxin system RelE/ParE family toxin: MDMVEKLNEMPLRYRLYEKEPWHSKGLRVLPIDNYLVFYLPVEAKITVVVIRIIYGGRAIEEQLRQTQAGG, encoded by the coding sequence ATGGACATGGTCGAAAAGCTGAATGAAATGCCGCTGCGGTATCGTCTTTATGAAAAAGAGCCGTGGCACAGCAAAGGCTTGCGGGTTTTGCCAATAGACAATTATTTAGTATTTTATTTGCCTGTGGAGGCAAAAATAACAGTCGTAGTTATCCGCATTATATATGGTGGACGTGCTATTGAAGAACAGCTGCGACAAACGCAAGCAGGAGGGTAA
- a CDS encoding Abortive infection protein AbiEi, protein MKDEIYKKIYNIFKSSNGYAHTKDITKVGIHNIYLNELLEKGEIERIKRGLYRWVDMKDNVGSFLLDVAIAIPNGVICLLSALAYHNLTTHNPWEVSVAVSRKSRVKLPDYPPVKLYYFSPEIFSAGIEKIKFGKHEVKIYNKEKTICDCIKHRKKIGKDIIKEMILEYIKNHNRNLNLLMRYAKICGVTKQIETYFELLL, encoded by the coding sequence ATGAAAGATGAGATTTATAAAAAGATATACAATATTTTTAAGAGTAGCAATGGCTATGCCCATACTAAAGACATAACCAAGGTCGGTATCCATAATATATACCTCAACGAGCTTCTGGAAAAGGGCGAGATTGAGCGTATAAAAAGAGGCCTTTACCGCTGGGTTGACATGAAAGACAACGTTGGGTCCTTCCTTCTGGATGTAGCAATAGCCATTCCAAACGGCGTTATCTGTCTGCTTTCGGCTCTCGCCTACCACAACCTGACTACCCACAACCCCTGGGAAGTATCTGTCGCTGTCAGCAGGAAATCGAGAGTTAAGCTGCCCGATTACCCGCCGGTTAAACTATACTATTTTTCACCGGAGATTTTCAGCGCAGGTATTGAAAAAATTAAATTCGGTAAGCACGAAGTAAAAATATACAATAAAGAGAAAACCATCTGTGATTGTATAAAGCACCGTAAAAAGATAGGAAAAGATATTATTAAAGAAATGATATTAGAGTATATTAAAAACCATAACCGCAACCTGAATCTGTTAATGAGATATGCGAAAATTTGTGGGGTGACCAAGCAAATTGAGACATATTTTGAGCTTCTGTTATGA